One window from the genome of Plasmodium reichenowi strain SY57 chromosome 8, whole genome shotgun sequence encodes:
- a CDS encoding hypothetical protein (conserved Plasmodium protein, unknown function): MEEKLIQTHITLLFYLILLFYLKNFTVSFIDVPKKLFNYIKVYYSFLILLTILGFFSKLLVLIRIFITHNINKIFRLLLKNNVNFECIKNHIRFNKSRKKVNYKDEKKLITNVVYNKSTNSDNKNNSYNKNNNNNNNNNNIQTPNHTGRKRFYLFINKNADQQNNAIFKKSNTADLITTSIRERNQGDGSNNSTKQKRSKKRTKLLKKLKILKRDDNKQNEEHDEDKDIKDDNQNNDYCSDYNEGNEDDDDNNNNNSISMEENKNVNKNNLKCKKHSNSSHENYTEILCEECDAMINLKNKIIKKNEINMNDQNSDETFEDNKDSLTELGFNKSINEKNFYLFSLLSNILYNNTSNCSKVKKKKEGVSYNNKNNDNIINNDNYIDDGYMNSDISSDTFNDLESDNNSELITSDEHLAHAQNKFRNCKNNMLDSHNKSKSNNNYNSFSNYSSDSIYSSDSNYNSDCNYNNNENPSSVIKKMNPSNNVILNNESNKRIEVKSINLNTNQETKPLKSILKKCNNTTSDKNKNNNRHIRFNNDVETYFFEKYLFEDDMYSIIDPRRTFYKILEAYNITNTEIFSYCNMRHNLNVVFNDIINSVFIYKDKIVKKF, translated from the coding sequence cttttattttatttaaagaaCTTTACAGTAAGTTTTATTGATGTACCtaagaaattatttaattatattaaagtGTATTATTCCTTTTTGATTCTTCTTACAATACTTGGATTCTTTAGTAAATTGCTTGTACTCATACGTATATTCATAacacataatataaacaaaatatttagattattattaaagaATAATGTAAATTTTGAGTGTATTAAAAATCATATAAGATTTAATAAGAGTAGGAAAAAAGTAAATTAcaaagatgaaaaaaaattgataaCCAATGTAGTGTATAATAAATCTACAAACagtgataataaaaataatagttataataagaacaataataataataataataataataatattcagACACCTAATCATACAGGAAGGAAGAGATTTTATCTATtcattaataaaaatgcTGATCAGCAAAATAATGCTATATTTAAGAAAAGTAATACTGCTGATTTAATAACCACGTCGATAAGGGAAAGGAACCAAGGGGATGGTTCAAATAATAGCacaaaacaaaaaagaTCGAAAAAAAGAACTAAACTTTTGAAGAAactaaaaatattaaaaagggATGATAACAAGCAAAATGAGGAACACGATGAAGACAAGGACATAAAGGATGATAATCAGAACAATGATTATTGTAGTGATTATAATGAAGGAaatgaagatgatgatgataataataataataatagtatatCTATGgaggaaaataaaaatgtaaataaaaataatttaaaatgtaaaaaacATTCAAATTCTTCACATGAGAATTATACAGAAATATTATGTGAAGAATGTGATGCTAtgataaatttaaaaaataaaataataaaaaaaaatgaaattaataTGAACGACCAGAATAGTGATGAAACGTTtgaagataataaagataGTTTAACAGAATTGGgttttaataaaagtataaatgaaaagaatttttatttattttcacttttatcaaatatattatataataatacatcGAATTGTTCAAAggtaaagaaaaaaaaagaaggtgtttcatataataataaaaataatgataatattattaataatgataattatattgaTGATGGATATATGAATAGCGATATAAGTAGTGATACGTTTAATGATTTAGAAAGTGATAACAACAGTGAATTAATAACTAGTGATGAGCATTTAGCTCATGCTCAAAATAAGTTTAGGaattgtaaaaataatatgttgGATAGTCACAATAAATcaaaaagtaataataattataatagtTTTAGTAATTATAGTAGTGATAGTATTTATAGTAGTGATAGTAATTATAATAGTGAttgtaattataataataatgaaaatcCTAGTAGTGTGatcaaaaaaatgaatCCATCCAATAATGTCATTCTTAATAATGAGAGTAATAAAAGAATAGAGGTTAAAAGTATTAATCTAAATACAAATCAAGAAACGAAACCATTAAAAtctattttaaaaaaatgtaataatacaacttctgataaaaataaaaataataatagacATATACGATTTAATAATGATGTTGAaacttatttttttgaaaaatatttatttgaagATGATATGTATAGTATTATAGATCCAAGGAGaactttttataaaatcCTTGAAGCTTACAATATAACCAACACAGAAATTTTTAGTTATTGTAATATGCGTCATAATTTAAATGTAGTTTTTAATGACATAATTAATTCagtttttatttataaggATAAAATAGTTAAAAAGttttaa
- a CDS encoding hypothetical protein (conserved Plasmodium protein, unknown function) produces MRRFSTCATFYRSKLIYNMRPYEIYKKAYCSSRERIQELERVILNYHKKEESNFLGRKKEYENFIRQVLKDRCDNFKTDNIFLSSLEDIDETLLINNNDMESIKDYVEKRNKDDIIIKDKNKLYEYIEKINIKSEIMKILSICGIRISFNILIFYMYDIILKLKKCLQYYDKDIIKYDSIKDKDKYYKIGQYYYYYCYQDNNKYDDNKNVKDKKEKSGPFLFLKLYKILSNILYTTCENSIQTYNKKYINIKEEIINKYNSINDIIYKVPAFLNISFLFYYINMCLYIDLSRKSKNMYLQNLNNYINCIADDEINISKEDFNYLVLSIRLYFLYFSYNDILNILNEGSKHFLSTLVLIRNNNDNNDNNNNNNDNNNNNIHSLQIDHNINYVYIINYLNKNEKYIENTKITLFPFHFYLSSLKNKIIYILENNDHFYLNDSNVLRSYNFWRYFIAQKENFKLLSLCTRNEYSDLFNDQTRDSVLSKYVNKDYLYDFNNRMKYNVEQTNI; encoded by the exons ATGCGCAGATTTTCAACTTGTGCAACTTTTTATAGAAGTAAACTAATTTACAACATGCGTCCATATgagatatataaaaaagcATATTGTTCGTCGAGAGAACGTATCCAAGAATTAGAAAGGgttattttaaattatcataaaaaagaagagaGTAATTTTTTAGGTaggaaaaaagaatatgaaaattttataagaCAAGTATTAAAAGATAGGTGTGATAATTTTAAGACGgacaatatatttttatcctCATTAGAAGATATTGATGAGACTTtgttaataaataataatgatatggAGAGTATAAAAGATTATGtagaaaaaagaaataaggatgatataataattaaagataaaaataaattatatgaatatatagaaaaaataaatattaaaagtgaaataatgaaaatattatcaatatGTGGTATTCgtatatcatttaatatattaatattttatatgtatgatataatattaaaattaaaaaaatgtttacaatattatgataaggatattataaaatatgattctataaaagataaagataaatattataaaataggtcaatactattattattattgttatcaagataataataaatatgatgataataaaaatgtgaaagataaaaaagaaaaaagtggaccatttctttttttaaagttatataaaattttatcCAATATATTGTATACTACATGTGAAAATTCTAtacaaacatataataaaaaatatattaatattaaagaagaaataataaataaatataattctattaacgatataatatataaagtacccgcctttttaaatattagttttttattttattatattaatatgtgtttatatatagatcTAAGTAGAAAATCCAAAAATATGTATCTtcaaaatttaaataattatataaattgtaTAGCTGATGATGAAATAAACATTAGTAAAGAGGATTTTAATTATTTGGTTTTATCTATAcgtttatattttttatatttttcttataatgatatattaaatatattaaatgaaggttcaaaacattttttatcGACACTTGTATTAATTcgtaataataatgataataatgataataataataataataatgataataataataataatattcattcTCTACAAATtgatcataatattaattatgtttatataataaattatttaaataaaaatgaaaaatatatagaaaatacaaaaataacattatttccttttcatttttatctatcttcattaaaaaataaaattatttatatattagaaaacaatgatcatttttatctaaACGATTCCAATGTGCTTCGTTCTTACAACTTTTGGCG TTATTTTATTGCCCAGAAggaaaattttaaattacTAAGTTTATGTACACGAAATGAATATTCGGATTTGTTTAATGATCAAACTAGAGATTCGGTTTTATCAAAATATGTTAACAAGGATTACCTTTACGATTTTAATAACAGAATGAAATATAACGTTGaacaaacaaatatatag
- a CDS encoding C-13 antigen, translating into MSYNNNYVDFNIHDRRKTNNANFKEEENSWSNMSFSKGNNLNNNVMKRGGHMDITNNKNFMDININDMNSMNNLNNFYSGHATDVNNTENDESAHLLNKNVQLDNAYVNNLINPNDNVTHPFAKNINNNTSSSNYVSAHPIIGRNKTKDISNGSYNNRSNTSTINNYNNNNINNSNIFNNNDNKKYSYIHNSNTTMMTPSNIILNHHHNNNNNNNNNVTNNLGSTNFNVNNKVSSHSNLLYNNKNFSNNNNNNYFQNNNNSSNNRISNSNLAIEQNYCNQFLKSNDSKEGRNVILSDNLAFVNNVKVDNDSNNKNIFNNYKPNYNDKNFEQNNMNMSGNSMNQFNNNMNSSGDGSFVGSVVSSVIGSTASNFFQNKFLNNKENNVESNKGIVHNIFERLTNDKESKNEINNLVQQKVANMVINEIEKKIEINQTSFICNKLSVLREYFDVTHAYVIQKILFILVPYIYIRKALCESRTYYVYTHFKRKMESSEKNKTFNSAFILNNDNSNFVRPNSSINNEYAQQQGGSFFYNDKSKGYMSNTYNNNMNNNVNNNNMNNNNMNNNMNNNMNNNMNNSMARHNSNDINYVDYSNVGIFKADLYIPLMSSITYILLYTLTITAQKQNATFNPDNLFNISSYVFILLFIETIIIKFLFLLTCRDINLSFLHILSFISYKFVIMCALIITKIFFYFLYFIYASVLGVGGTFPDISMKNNLHVNKKMLSSNSHNTFKNMNYQSISKFSPFNIVLFLNSTTTYRLTQLYFYITVTIQMIQIFKSIHLYIHDNNSNLSHKVNIKRINVLILIFSLSQIFLCWILTPSFT; encoded by the coding sequence ATGagttataataacaattatGTAGATTTCAATATTCATGATCGTAGAAAAACAAACAATGCGAATTTTAAGGAGGAAGAGAATTCTTGGAGTAATATGAGTTTCAGCAAAGGTAATaatttgaataataatgtaatGAAAAGAGGAGGACATATGgatataacaaataataaaaattttatggatataaatattaacGATATGAATAGTATGAATAatttgaataatttttatagtGGGCACGCTACAGATGTTAATAATACGGAAAATGACGAATCAGcacatttattaaataaaaatgtacaGTTGGATAATGCGtatgtaaataatttgATTAATCCAAATGACAACGTGACTCACCCTTTTgcaaaaaatataaacaacAATACGTCCTCATCAAATTATGTGTCAGCTCATCCTATTATAGGAAGAAACAAAACGAAGGATATATCAAATGGtagttataataataggAGTAATACCAGtacaataaataattataataataataatattaataatagtaatatttttaacaataatgataataaaaaatattcatatatcCATAATTCAAACACAACCATGATGACACCAtctaatataatattaaatcatcatcacaataataataataataataataataatgttacAAATAATTTAGGTAGTACCAATtttaatgtaaataataaagttTCTAGCCATAgcaatttattatataataataaaaatttctcaaacaataataacaacaattattttcaaaataataataatagtagtaataatCGAATTAGTAACTCTAACTTAGCGATAGAACAAAATTATTGTAACcaatttttaaaaagtaaCGATTCAAAGGAAGGAAGAAATGTAATTTTATCAGATAATCTTGCTTTTGTAAATAATGTTAAAGTTGATAATGattcaaataataagaatatttttaataattataaaccaaattataatgataaaaatttcgaacaaaataatatgaacatgTCAGGTAATAGTATGAACcaatttaataataatatgaacagTTCAGGCGATGGTAGTTTTGTTGGAAGTGTAGTTAGTAGTGTTATAGGATCGACTGCATCGAATTTTTTTCagaataaatttttaaataataaagagaACAACGTTGAAAGCAATAAAGGAATtgtacataatatatttgaaagATTAACAAATGATAAAGAATCAAAAAATGAGATAAATAATTTGGTACAACAAAAGGTTGCAAATATGGTGATCAATGAAATagagaaaaaaattgaaataAATCAGACTAGTTTTATATGTAACAAATTATCTGTTTTGAGAGAATATTTTGATGTAACTCATGCATATGTTATAcagaaaatattatttatattggttccttatatatatatacgaAAGGCTTTATGTGAATCAAGAAcatattatgtatatacacacttcaaaagaaaaatggAATCATCtgaaaagaataaaacatttaattctgcatttattttaaataatgataatagtAATTTTGTTAGGCCTAATTCgagtataaataatgagTATGCGCAACAACAAGGGGGAAgctttttttataatgataagAGTAAAGGATATATGAGCAacacatataataataatatgaacaataatgtgaataataataatatgaataataataatatgaacaataatatgaacaataatatgaacaataatatgaacaatagTATGGCACGACATAATTCAAACGATATTAATTATGTTGATTATAGTAATGTGGGTATTTTTAAAGcagatttatatattcccTTAATGTCAAgtattacatatatattattatacacaTTAACAATAACTGcacaaaaacaaaatgcAACATTTAATCCCGATAACttgtttaatatatcatcatatgtatttattttactatttatagaaacaattattataaaatttttatttttattaacatgtagagatattaatttatcctttttacatattctttcttttatatcatataaatttgttATTATGTGTGCTTTAATTATAAcgaaaatatttttttatttcctatattttatatatgcGTCTGTTTTGGGGGTTGGAGGGACATTTCCTGATATCAGTATGAAAAATAATCTTCATgtgaataaaaaaatgttatcAAGTAATTCACataatacatttaaaaatatgaattatcAAAGTATTAGTAAATTCAGTCCATTCaatattgttttatttttaaatagtACGACCACATATAGATTAACacaattatatttttatataactgTGACTATACAGATGATACAAATTTTTAAATcaatacatttatatatacatgaCAATAATTCTAATTTATCACATAAGGTTAATATCAAAAGGATTAATGTTCTTAtacttattttttctttatcacaaatatttttatgcTGGATACTTACACCATCTTTTACATAA